ACTGCTCTGGTTGGCGACCAGTCCCAAGACGCTGTTGCTGTTGCTGATCAAACCGGCAGTCCCTGTGGTCCCATTTCCCCAGGTGACAGCGCCAGCATCACTATTAGCGCCATTGTCCCACAACGGACTGTAGACGATGTAGTCGCTGCTACTCAGCACGTTCAGCGGCTCGACGCCGATCCGGTCCAAGTCGCTGCCGCCCACCAGGCTATTGGCGGAGGAGACAACCCCGGTGACGCCGGCGACGCCGCTGCCCCAGGTCAGGGCGCCGGCTTCGATTTTCCCGGCGGCAAGGTTGTTCCAGTAGCCGCTGCGCACCACATAATTGCCATTAAGCAGGGCTTCCACGCCATGTGAGCCGACGAAATCGCCACTAAAGCTGCCGACCAGGCTGTTGGCGGAGGTGACGACGCTGCCGCTGAAGCCGCCGGCGCCGTTGATAAACGTGACCGCCCCGGCATCCTGGACTGCGCCGTTGTCCCAGTAAGCGCTGGCGATCACAAACTTACCATTGGGCAATTCCACGATTCCATCATAAGGAACGTCCAAATGAGCTGCGCCGATCATGTCGTTGGCAGAGCTGCCGATCAGGCTGTTGGCGGCGTTAACCACACCGCTGGCTGGCTGGCTGCCGTTCATCCAGGTGATCGCCCCGACATCCGGTGTGCTGCTGTTATCCCAATAGCCGCTGGCGACCAGGTAGTTGCCGTCGCTCAAAGGGATGATGCCGTCCAGGGGATTTGGGTTACCCTGCCGGAGTAAGCCAATCATATCTCCCGTAGAATTACCGATCAGGCTGTTTGCCGCGGAAACAACCCCGGTAACTCCTGTGCTGCCATTTCCCCAGGTGACCGCTCCGACAAATTGGTTGAAGACAATTTGCCAGAATGGACTGGAAACGACATAGTTGCCGTTGCTCAAAATCGCAACGCCGCCGGGGGAGGGGAGATGCGAACCCACTCGATCCCCTACAGTACCGCCGACCAAGCTGTTGGCAGATGATACTTCGCCGGTGATGCCGGTATCACCATCTGCCCAGGTAACGGCCCCACTATTCTGGTTCCATTTGGCGCTGCGCACGAGGTAGTTGCCATTGGGCAGGGCGACAGCGCCAGGGCTACCGACTTCGTCGAATCCTGCGCTACCCACCAGGCTGTTGGCGGCTGAGACCACGCCGGTGGTGCCAGTTGCGCCGTTCCCCCAGCTGACCGCGCCGGTGTGCCCGTTCCAATACGAGCTGTTGACCACGTAATTGCCATTGCTCAGGGCAGTTACCCCTCCCGTTCCCACCCAGTCATTGTAGTTACCGCCGACCAGGCTGTTGATGGCTGAGACGACCCCGGTTGTGCCAGTTGCGCCGTTGCCCCAGGTGACCGCGCCGACATTCATGGTGGAGGGTAAATCCAAAAGCGCAGAGATGACCACGTAGTTGCCATTCGCCAGGGGCACGACGCCGGGATCCCAAGTCCCTGGCGAGCCGACGTTGTCATAATTGCGAATTCCTACCAGGCTGTTGGCGCTTGACACCACCCCGGAAGTGCCGGTGGCGCTGTCTCCCCAGGTGACCGCCCCGGCGTCAATGACAGGGCCGTTGTCCCACTCTGGATTCCAGGTCACGTAATTGCCATTGGCGAGCAGGATGACGTTTCGACCAATCCCATCATCAAATTTGCTGCCTACCAGGCTGTTGGCAGATGAAACAGCACCGGTGACGCCGGTGTCGCCGTTACCCCAGGTGAGCGAATTATCGCCGCTTACCAGGTAATTGCCGTTGGTCAGGACGTGGATTTGGCTGCTGGACTTAACCTCTATCAGGCTGTTTCCTGCCCCCACTTCTCCGGTGGCGCCGGTGACTCTGTCCACCCAGGTAACTGCGCCCTGCCAGCCGGGACATTCTGGTCCACCACCCCATAATGGGCTGTAGACCAGATAGCTGCCATTGGGCAACTCGGTAATCCCTCCCTGGCCTACAGTATCGCAGTCATACGAGCCAATCAGGCTGTTCACCGAGCTGACGACCCCGGATAGGCCGGTTGTTCCGTTCACCTGGGTGACGGCGCCGCGCGTACCATTCCAGGCCGGGCTGGATACCACAAAGTCGCCGCTGCTCAAAACTGTGATACCCCCAGTATCACTGCCAGAACCACCGACGAAATCATTGGTGTGGCTGCCGGTCAGCACGCTGATCAATCCCAGCGTCTCGCCATCGTAAAGATAGACTGCCCCGACATTGGTTACACTTGCCGTGCTGTAAGCCGGGTCGGCGACGACGATGTTGCCGTTGGGCAGGATGGCGACCTGTTTGCCGTACGCGCCGCTGTTCACTGGGGTGGGCAGGTCAATTTTGTAGAGCGCCTCCACCTGCCCGGCTGCCGGCAGGGGAGCATGAAGTGACGTCAGCAGGCTTAAGAAAACGATAAGCCAGACCCAGTGGGGTGGCTTAAGATGAGATGGCATCGCTTTCGGGGTGATCTGGTTGTTCATTATGCTGATTCCTCCTACTTTATCTCTTCAATGTAGTGGTTGTATTCAGCCGCAAGCAGCCCTTGCGGCTTATTCAGGCATGGTCTGTCACTTACTGGCTGCCGCGGCGAAAAATCATGGTCCCGCCCACAGGGTTTATCAGGTATCAGGACCCCATCGGCTTCTTTGAAGCACAAAAAGGGTGTTTCATCATATCCCCCAAAAAGGTATAATCCAGCATATTTCAGTCGAGTAGACTTAAAGTAGGTATGGCTTATTAATTTGGTCATTTTCGATCATTCATACTCGATAGCGATTTTTGAAATATACTTTTTTGGGGCGATATACAAAAATACCCAAATCCATATTGAGCCTTCTGAAAAATCCTTCTTATCCGGACACTATTGGGTAACAATCAGATATCGGGCCGGCTCATCCGTAAGTGCTGAAGCCCCCATCACCACCAACACGCCGCGTTCGCTGGCAGCCAGATCCAACCGGACCCACTTGCGTTCGTCTAGTTCCACCCGGCGCACCTCAATTCCAGATTCCGTTTCAACGACCAGTCGCACTACCCATTCCTGGGGAATACCACCCGTGGTGCGCACAAAACCCTGCGACTGCCACCCTACATCATCAGTTTCGCCCCCATCGTAGTAACCAATTTCCGGGATGTGAATTTCGTCCAATAACAAACCTTGGGCATTATCAGCAATTCTAAATGTAGAAAACGGGTATCGGGAAAATAGCGGCGCAATGCCGATGTATCAGCGAGGAGTCGCACTCTGCGCTAATCAGATTAAAGTGCAGTGTTATGTGGCACGGTTCCGAGTACAGTAACGACCTCAAAACCAGGTAATTACCCAGATGATAGCAACGCGGCATTTAGCCACCTCTCTGCCGAGGCGACTTGTGAGCATCCAATAACAATGGCCCAATCGTAAGAAACGAAACAGTTAGTCAGGGGCGGGTTCTAACTCTAGACCCTCGGCCATAAATTGAATCAGGGCTTCCCAATTTTCAAAGATTTGCCAACGCATCAGTGACCAGGCATCCTCAAAGAAGGTGCGACGCGCACCTAGAGCAGCACGAATCCGTTTGTAGGTCGTATCCACCAACTCCAGAAAGGTGCAGGAAAAAGGCGAGTAGATTAAGCGTGAACATGACGGTCGCTAAATGTTCTTGCCCATGACCAAAATTGTGCTTAATATGATAGCCGTGGGTGGTCAGGACATTATGTCCCTCATTTTCATGTTTCCAGCGGGCGCGTCCAGCGTGAGTGACAGCTTGGACCAGAGGCGCGTCCAGGCGTAAACTGGTCACAAAGCTGTTTTGATAAAGGCGTTCGCCAGTCAATTCATGGGTAATCGTCAACTCGCACCAGTTCACGCGAAGACCATCATCACCCGCACGCAGCGGTAAATCATTGAGATACCGATACCGCCAGATTTCCCCGTGACGACCGTTCCAGACGCGACGACCAATTTCAGGCAGCTTGCCCCTCGCTCAATAGCCGCGACCCACTCATAGAGCGTCTCGTGCGAACTGGGCTTACACGAGAATGAAGTCCAGCCCGTAAATCAGCACCAACTCACAGAACGGTTGATGACTGAACAAGTCATCTCCCAGGATGACCGCCTTCTGTTGTTGCAGCCAGGTGGCCTGCTGCGGCAACCAACGTTTGGCAGCCGCCAGTTCGCTGTCCTGTTTATCACTGCCATCCTGTGGCAGCAGGAATTCCGGCGCCAGGAGGCAGCACCGCCGATTGCTCAGGATGAACAACCAAAGCTGTCAATGCCCGATGATGGTAGTGGGTGACACCTTCGCGCACTTGCTGACTGCATTGGGGGCAATGCACCTTTGTCGAACTAAAGAATTGAATGCCATCGATACCAACGAGCAACCGCCCCCCTAATGCCCGAAATCCGGCCAACTTCTCCTCAGCCACCAACTGCTGCCAAAGCCATTGATAGGCTCCCGCAAAATGGCTGGCTGGCACGCCATCCAAAAGGGTACGGATATGATTGTCAGTGGGAATGCGCGACATCTGGAACACGCTTTCCAGATTACTCCGCCCGCGCTTTTGCGCCATAAGGCGTTGATGCGCCAGAAAAGAAGCGCTTTGCATGAAAAAGATAGAGAAGGCGCCGCGTACCGCGTCTTGCAAAGCATATATCTGGTTATGCCGCCCAGCCCGCTTGTCAGGCATCTTCTCTGTCAACTCGCCCAGATGCTGGATAAACCGACTCACTTGCGCTCTTTTTCCCATCACATCACCCCTTTTTGGCTTTTGGTGATGGTATAGCGCGATCTACTTCTGTTCGCAAGTTTTACATTTAGAATTGCTGGGGCATTATAGGATGGGTCGTTAACCACCCAGAAACGCAGTAAAATCTGCTGCCCGGTGTAAGGTGCCAGATCCATGCGCTCCTGTACCCAGCGTCCACGCCGGCCCTGCTCGGGGTTTATACCCGGATACCCGCTGACGCCGGTCAACCCCTCGCCCAAGTTGTTTCCATGGGGATCCTCACGGTTGGTGACCTGCCCCGATAGGGTTTGCCAGGTCTCGCCACCGTTCACCGAGACCGTTACGTAGGCATAGTCAAAATGCCGCTCGAGCTCGTACCAGACTGAAAAATGCAAGGCGGCTTGCGCCACACCTCGGAGGTCAAAAGCTCTGGTTAAGGTTGTTACTTGGGCGTCGCCCCGCCCGCTCCACCACATCCAATCTCCCCGTTTGGGACGGGCGCCAGTCAAGGATACAGCATCGTCGCCATCGAATTCCACCAAGCGTGGCCCATTCCCCACGTCCAGGTAATCCACGCCCATCTGGTTGACAGTGGCTAACACACTGCTGCCCATTATCCCCAGCGGCCTGGCCTGTGTAGGTAGTCCATCGTAAGCATAACGGCCATCACCGACATTGGCATCATTTACTAGGTTGGCCACCGCCCAATCGGCCACCAGTTCGCTGAAACTACTAATATCCGGACGGATTTCCCTCGCGAATTGAACAAAGACCTGCGGATTGCTGCCGGCGCCGGCACGCAGTAGTTCGGGAAGTATCTCCACACCTCCGTACTGCTGATAAAAATAGCGCAAAAAAAGCTGCGCCGCGCCATAATATTCACCCGTCTCGGAAGCATTCTGAGCCCAGTCCGTCAAACTGATGTCGGGATTGGCCAGGTATATCAGGGCCAGGTCGTCGTCTATGTAACCGTTTAGGTCCTGCGCCAACATGGACATTCCCTCGTTAAACCAGGCCGGGCTATTTGGTTGCAAACTGGCGTGAATCATGTGTTGCAATTCATGCGCCAGGATCATCAGGTAGCCATCATCGCCCGGCAAGTATGAGTCGGAGCCGATCACAAACATATTGCGCTGATTACTGAAACGGTTGACTTCTATTGGTTCAGTGTCAGCTTGGGAGAAATAACCGCCAGCGCTGGCTAATGGGGTGTGTAAGATTGTCAAACGCGAATCGCTTTCAAACCCAAGGGGAGCCTCTGGGCTAAATAAATCCATGGTGGGGTAGTAAATATACATCTCGAAGTTCAGGGCGGCCTGTTCCAGGGCCTGCTGATCGACCTCAATGTGATTATCTACGTAAATCAATGTCTGTTCACCAGCATAGCGCAGAGTAGCGGTAATCTGGTAGGTTCCTCCTGACACTTCATCAACTACCCAAAACACTTCTGATTGTCCAGGTTGGGTAACCAGGGCGACGCCAATCGGTGCGGAGGGTTGACCAACCATCTTGCCAAATTGCGTGCGCAGTTCCACTGACGAATAGGACAGAGTCTGCGTGTGTTCGAGGCTGTCTAGCTCAAAGACCGGGCCGCTATAAGCTGGCGGCACACCGCTAAGGAGTTCATCCACCTCTCCGCGCAGACCGAGAAACCAGGCCGCGGCTGCGACCAGAATCACGATAGTCAAGAAACATCGGGCGTGTCGAGTCATGTTTAGAATCCTTGAGGAAGATCTGACGTCCTTACCTGCACAAAAGCGCCTGCGCAGGTGTTCACCCGTGCAGGCGCTCAGAGTCTTAATCGGATAATCAATTACGTTTGGACCGGACTTGCCAGACGGGACTCAGCAGCAACCCTACCAGAGCGAGCGCCAAGAGGCTATCTACCAGGGTTAAGGGTGTTACTTGTTGTGCTGATAGGACAACCTGCGCGGCCGGTGGTAGCTTGCGACCTTCCAGAGCAGCCGGTGTCTTGCGACCTTCCAGAGCAGCCGGTGTCTTGCGACCTTCCAAAGCAGCCGGTGTCCTGCGACCTTCCAAAGCAGCCGGTGTCCTGCGACCACCCAGAGGGGCATACGCCTCAACTTTCGTACCTATCTGCTCGACAACTTCCATTACCTCAGTCTGAACCGGCTCAAATTTCACTTGTGGGTATAGGTTTGGTCCGGCTCCGATTGCCCCGGTTATCCCTGTTAGGTATAACTGACTAATCAGGAGCATAGCAGCAACAAGTAAAAAGGCCAGGGTCAGTACAACAGATTTTTGAACGTTCAGGTTTGTATTCATTTCAATCTCCTTTTGTGAATTTTTCCTGACTTCTTCGAACTGTCCGCATTATCGTCTTACCACACCCTTTACACATCAGTGAAACAACCTAAGTTGACTACCTATCTATACTGCACGACTGTCTTCACTTATAATAACCGAGGGTAACTCTCAGCCGCATCTAAAGTTTTGACGTGAAGTTGATCAAGTTAGTATTGTCTCACCCCGGCGACAACCAGGGTGCTCGGTGGGAGAAACACGAGTGTCAAGCATGCATCAGGCGGAGAAATCATCTCACATTGATAGGGACTGGTTCGCTGATCGGCAACCAACGAACTTACCGATTTGGGGGTTTTGCACAAAGCCTCAAAAAGGTTCAATTCAAGCTAACCACCAGAGGTGGAGATTTTAAAATCAAAATCTGAAAATTAGATGATTTGGCCGGATTGCAAGAGTCGCTAACAGAGGTAGGGTTTGTAAGAAATTCTGGATTGAACCATATTGAGGGGTTGGGCAAAAATCCCCCTGTTGTTATCTTGTGTCTCGTGACAGCTTCGCTAGTTTTGGGCGAAGTCATGGTACAATAGCACCCATTGGCGTGAGCGAACGTCAGGAGTAACGTTGTCTTGGCCGAACATAACCTGCCTGCACCAACATCACCTATAATTGGGCGCGAGCGCGAGCTGTCAGAGTTGGCTGCTTTGCTGCAGCATGAAGCGTTTCGCTTGGTGACACTGACTGGACCTGGAGGAGTAGGAAAGACACGGCTTGCTTTAGAAGTGGCCTACCACTTGCTGCCCAACTTCAGCCATGGAGTTTTTTTCATCGCGCTCGATCCGTTGCAGGATCCGGAGCTGTTGCCGGCCACAATTGCCGCTGCTCTGGGCGTGGCGGAATGTGGAGGTGAAACCGTGACCGAGACGTTACGCCTGGCGCTTGCCAAACGCCAGCTCCTGTTGGTGCTGGACAATTTCGAGCATCTCATCATGGCGGCACCGGTGGTTTCCGATTTGCTGGCGGCTGCTCCACAGCTGCGTGTACTGGCAACCAGCCGTGAATGGTTGCGACTGCGCGGTGAGCACAACTACCCGGTTAACCCGCTGGCGACGCCTGCTCCCGATCAGCTGAATCAGGCCTTGTCGGCGGCGGTAGTCGCCTCCTTCTCTGCGGTAGAACTGTTCCGGCAGCGGGCGACAGCCGCCATGCGGTCGTTTGAATTGACACCGGCCAATGCCGCTGCTGTGGCCGAGATTTGTGCTCGGCTGGACGGGTTACCGTTGGCCATCGAGCTGGCAGCGGCTCGCCTGCCCCTTTGGGGGAGCGCCGAGGCGCTCCAGAGTCGGTTGGGGAGCGCCTGGCAGCACCTCAAAGGCGGCGCTCGCGACCTGCCGGCGCACCAGCAGACGCTGCAGGCAACGATGGAGTGGAGCTACGAACTACTGGCCCCGGAGGAACAGAAGTTGTTCCGGCGGCTGGCGGCGTTTGTTGGTGGTTGCACACTGGAGGCTGCCGCGACGGTGTGCGATGCTGATGCGGATCTAGGCGTTGACCTGTGGGACGGTATGGCTGCGCTGGTGGATAAAAACCTGCTGCGCCAAGCCGGCGAACCAGACGGCGAACCGCGCTTTGTGATGCTTCAGACGATCCACGCGTTTGCCCTAGAACAGCTGCGCAGCAGCGGGGAGCAGGACCGTTTGCAGCAGGCACACGCCAACTGTTTCCTGGCGCTGGCCGAGGAAGCAGCGCCGGAATTGAAAAGCGCCAGCGTGAACCGCTGGCTTGAGATCCTGGAGCAAGAGCATGACAACTTCCGCGCCGCACTCGGATGGTGCCGCAGAGAAAAACGGTTGGCGCTCATGCTCCGGCTATCCGCTGCCCTGGCCTACTTCTGGTATCTGCGTGGCTATACACGGGAAGGCCTGCAGGTGCTCACAGGCGTCCTGTCGGAAATTCAGGGGGAGGTCGTCGATACACTGCTCCACATTAGCGCACTGCGGGGCGCCGGCATGCTGGCGGTGGCGCAAGGAGAGTATGCAGCCGCACAGAATTTTTTCGAAGATGGGCTGGCAATCGCTCAGAGAATGGAAGACTGGGATGGAATGGCCAGAGCGCTTGGTAACCTGGGTATCATCGCAGACCACCAGGGTGATTTCCCGGCAGCACAGTCTTATTACGAGAGAGCGCTGTCCCTTGCTCAGGAGTACGGTAACAAGAACACTGTTGCGGCCGCACTGCTTAATCTAGGTACAGTCGCCTATGCGTTAGGCGATCCTACGGCGGCGGTTTCCTATTTCGAGCGCTGTTCACCCTTGATGGAAGAGACGGCCGACCTGCACGGGGCGGCCCTGGCCCTGGGCAATCTCGGCAGCCTGGCTTTGTACCAAGGTGACAGAACCGCAGCTCAGTCTTACCTCGAACGTAGCCACACCATCGCTGAAACCTTGGGAGACAAGCGACAATCGGCCGTTGTTCTGGCCGATCTGGGCTTGGTGGCTGTGACGCAGGGCGAGCATGAGTTAGCCCGGTCCCGTGCCAGGCAGAGCTTGGTCCTGGCACAAGAGCTGGGGGACTGGCCAACGACAGTGGAGGTATTACGCACCCTGGCAATCCTTGAAGCTGCCACTGGCTCGGCCGAGCGGGCGGCGCGCTTACACGGAGTAGATGCAGGCCAGCGTGAAGTGATGGGGGTGATCCTAAACCCTCTTGACGAGGCGAAGTATGAGCGAGGTCTACAGCCGGCGCGCCAGAAGTTGGGCGCTAAAGGCTTCGCCACGGCACTGGCAGCGGGCAAGGCGATGGGCTTGGAAGAAGCGGTTACATTCGCGTTTCACTCCCTGACGCCGACCACCGCGCCGGAGAATGAGACTGACCGCCAAAAAGAGAGTATGGACAAAACAGGTGAACTCACGCGGCGCGAACTGGAGGTGCTGCGCTTGGTGTCGCAAGGGATGACCGATGCCCAAGTGGCCGAAACCCTGGTGATTAGCCCTCGTACGGTCAATGCTCATCTAACCTCCATCTATGGAAAGCTGGACGTCAACTCGCGCACGGCAGCCGCCCGCCGCGCGCTCGAACAGGGACTGGTCTGACGTCACTGAACCTGGGACAGTTACCAGGTTGCCAGGCGCATCTGTCCATTCCAAATTTCTCCGGTTCACCCATTACCTCGGGTGCCGGTAAGACCACATTTAATCGTGGTCGGTTAACACCATCGATTTATCAGGTCTGACAGCTCTTTAGAAGGCCGTCCGCGACGTTTCGGTGATGTCCAGCGCGGTAACGGCACTCGGTACATTAACAGTTCATCGACTGTCCAGATATGTTGGCCTAAATTCGGGATGGATGTTGTTGGCGAACTCGAAACTGGCCTGTGGGTAACAAACTCGCCATATGAGGCGACTAGATTAATGGCGACAGAAAATCAATGACTGTTTTCCGCATCACGTTTCTGTAGATAGGCGTAAGATACCCGGCCAGATGAAAGGATACTGCTGGCGAATTCAAAACAGGTCGAAAATCGGTGATGAAACAAACAAATTTTGATCGTTTTTTAACCTTGAAGCGGCTGATTTTTGTGATTTTCGGAGCGACGAAACAATTCGCCAGCAGTATCATGAAAGGTAACACATTTGGGACACTCTATTTCGCCAGAGCGCAAAAACGCTAGAAAACACCCAAAGTGCCAGCTTCCTCAAGAGAAGCAACTGCCGAAATGGATTTTCTACACCGTAAAAGTCAACCATGTGGGTTTAGGAAAATGGTTCTTCGAACCCTATTAGCTTCGCTTCTACGCTTTTCTGCCGCGTTTTTAGAGAAAATTGCGCCTAAATCCCACCTTTTCTGTTCTCTCGGCCGATTTCAGCGGCTCAATTTCCCTTTTGGGGTAATCAAGCGCATTCCAGTAACGTCTTGGCGGAGTCTGATGTCCCAAATGTGTTACCCTTCATCTGGCCAGGTGTCTTTTTAGATAATGCCAAATAGATTGGCATGGGAGTTTAGTTGGCCGTTACGTGGAAATTAATCATGTCGCCTCATATAGCGAGTTTGTTACCCACAGGCCAAAAGGTATATTTCAAAATTCCTTCTCGAGTAAAAAATGATCGAAAACAACCAAATTAATGGGCCACATCTACTTTAGCCTACTCGACTGAGATACGCTGGAATATACCTTTTGGGTGGGATATGCAAAAATACCCATATTGGCAACCAGCCATTCCTTTTATCTGCCGGGCGCTGACCGGCACGTCGTCGTGGAAGTGGTGTTGCGCTAAGGCGGCTTTCACGGAGACTGCTTGATTGGGGCTAATCACTTACTACGATAGTACCAATGACGACCTGAAGGTGGCGCACTGTTCCAGTACCCTCTGCTCGCCGTATATCTGGCGGCGGTAAAGGAGAAAGCGATGCAAATCTCACGCGTTACTTTACACACAGCATGTCTGTTGCTGCTTATGCGGGCGCTGGCTGGTACACAATCCGGCGGCAGGTATGACCTGATGTGGTCTACGGTGGATGGCGGCGGCGCGGTCAGCGCGGACGGAGATTACGCCCTGGACAGGACGGTCGGTCAGCCGGACGCCGGGACGCTTTCCGGCAGCGGATTCGAGTTGAGCGGGCTTTTGGACTATCAAGGTAGAAATTCCTACGGGGGCGCGGGTCATTGCCCTGGTTACACAGTCCCCGGCAACAATCGGCATTGCAGCGGCGATACTGCTCGCGGCGTTTATGGGTTTGCGCCGGACGTCACGCCGGCACAATGATCTGTTTAGCCTACAAAATCTTGTTGAAGGAAAGTTGCGATGTTACTGGGCTTCATTACAGTCGGCAGGGGCTGTGAAGCCCAGTAGGGGGAAACGGCCGTTTTCCCCCTCTATTCACGCCACCTGCCTACATGTGAGCCATATCTCCTATTTTTACATAACAGCACACAGACTACACTGTGGGAAAACCTTCACCAGATACACAAATTGCGTCTCATTTACACTGGCAATGTTAATATGGGGTTTCCCTAATAGATGCGCCCCACTTTAACCACCACCCTTAACATGCAGATCAAACAAGAATGGTTCTCAGGAGAAACAAAATTGCCAACCTATAAGCCCTATCTGCACATGATACAACGAATCTTAGCCGTCGTTTCAAGCGTCGCCCTCTCTTTTGTCATTGGCGTGCTGCTGTTGTGGGCCATCGCGCCGCCACCGCCCACGCAAGCGGCCGCTCCATTCAGCGACAATATCACCGTCATCAGCAGCGCGGACAGTGGCGCGGGAACGCTGCGCCAGGCCATCGCCGACGCCGTGCCCGGCGATACCATCACCTTCGACGCCAACTTGTCCGGCGATACCATCACCCTCGCCAGCACGCTGGAGATCACGCAAGACCTGACGCTGGATGGCAGCACGCTGCCCATCTCCATCACGCTGGATGGCAACGACGCCGTGCGCATTATGCGGGTGAGCGACAATGCCCGCGTCACGCTGCGTGCGCTGACCTTCGCCCATGGCAACAACACCGCGGTTAAGGATTGCTACGCGGAACCCTGCGCGGGCGCGCTGAAAATAGAGGTCGGCGCCGAGGTGACGCTGACGCACAGCGCGGTGGTGAGTAATACGGCCGCCTCCTACGGCGGCGCAATCAGCAACTGGGGGACGTTGACGGTCGCGCATAGTAGTTTCAGCGGGAACACAAATCTTCCCGAGGGGTATGGATTTGGCGGCGTGCTCTTCAACGAGGGTACGGCAACCGTGTATTCCAGCGCTTTCACAAACAACCATGCCGCCATTACCGGCGGCGCTATTGAGAACCGGCACGTCTTGACCGTAGTGGGTAGTGATTTTAGCGACAACACCGCTTACCATGGCGGCGCCATAATCTCAATGGCAGATCAACCCGATCGACCCGACCTCAGGTTGCAGATTAGTCGCAGTACCTTCATCAGCAACAAGGCGATCGATACCGGCGGCGCGCTTCTTTTGGCTGGCTGGGCACAGACAGTTTATAACGATATGAATATCGTGGCCGATAGTACGTTTATTGGGAATCGCACCAATGAGAGCGCTGCTTCAGACATCGTTTCCTCAGGCGGCGCTATTGAAAACGTAAACATGGGTCTCACGATCCAGCGCAGCGTTTTTCGCGACAACTCGGCCCAGATTGGCGGCGCAATTAGCAACCGGAATAACTCTGCGCAAGCGCCCTATCTGGGGATAGACAGGAGCGTCTTTCTCAGTAATACCGCACTCTACTATGGGGGCGCCATTAACGCTCACGGCCAGATGACGCTGCAATCCAGCGCCTTTGTCGGCAATGCGGTGTCTTCCCCCACCGACTGGTCTGGAGTTACGGCCGGTGGCGGCGGCGCGCTGTCCCTCTACTCATACCCATCATACCCAATGCAGGTGGAAAACAGCACCTTCAGCGGCAATGGCAGCGCTGCCACCGGCGGCGCTATTCTTGTGTACGTTGGCAGCGTGACACTGACCAACAGCACGCTGGTTGACAACCTGGCTACCCAGGGTGGCGGCATTTATGTCGGCCCAGAATCTGCCACCTTGCATTACACCAATACCGTAGTGGCGAACAGCTTCGGTCGGCTCTATCCCAACCGAGGCGTGGACTGCGCTCTGGGCGGCTCTGGCAGTATCGGCGCGAACGTCAACAA
Above is a genomic segment from Candidatus Leptovillus gracilis containing:
- a CDS encoding immune inhibitor A, whose amino-acid sequence is MTRHARCFLTIVILVAAAAWFLGLRGEVDELLSGVPPAYSGPVFELDSLEHTQTLSYSSVELRTQFGKMVGQPSAPIGVALVTQPGQSEVFWVVDEVSGGTYQITATLRYAGEQTLIYVDNHIEVDQQALEQAALNFEMYIYYPTMDLFSPEAPLGFESDSRLTILHTPLASAGGYFSQADTEPIEVNRFSNQRNMFVIGSDSYLPGDDGYLMILAHELQHMIHASLQPNSPAWFNEGMSMLAQDLNGYIDDDLALIYLANPDISLTDWAQNASETGEYYGAAQLFLRYFYQQYGGVEILPELLRAGAGSNPQVFVQFAREIRPDISSFSELVADWAVANLVNDANVGDGRYAYDGLPTQARPLGIMGSSVLATVNQMGVDYLDVGNGPRLVEFDGDDAVSLTGARPKRGDWMWWSGRGDAQVTTLTRAFDLRGVAQAALHFSVWYELERHFDYAYVTVSVNGGETWQTLSGQVTNREDPHGNNLGEGLTGVSGYPGINPEQGRRGRWVQERMDLAPYTGQQILLRFWVVNDPSYNAPAILNVKLANRSRSRYTITKSQKGVM
- a CDS encoding tetratricopeptide repeat protein, producing MAEHNLPAPTSPIIGRERELSELAALLQHEAFRLVTLTGPGGVGKTRLALEVAYHLLPNFSHGVFFIALDPLQDPELLPATIAAALGVAECGGETVTETLRLALAKRQLLLVLDNFEHLIMAAPVVSDLLAAAPQLRVLATSREWLRLRGEHNYPVNPLATPAPDQLNQALSAAVVASFSAVELFRQRATAAMRSFELTPANAAAVAEICARLDGLPLAIELAAARLPLWGSAEALQSRLGSAWQHLKGGARDLPAHQQTLQATMEWSYELLAPEEQKLFRRLAAFVGGCTLEAAATVCDADADLGVDLWDGMAALVDKNLLRQAGEPDGEPRFVMLQTIHAFALEQLRSSGEQDRLQQAHANCFLALAEEAAPELKSASVNRWLEILEQEHDNFRAALGWCRREKRLALMLRLSAALAYFWYLRGYTREGLQVLTGVLSEIQGEVVDTLLHISALRGAGMLAVAQGEYAAAQNFFEDGLAIAQRMEDWDGMARALGNLGIIADHQGDFPAAQSYYERALSLAQEYGNKNTVAAALLNLGTVAYALGDPTAAVSYFERCSPLMEETADLHGAALALGNLGSLALYQGDRTAAQSYLERSHTIAETLGDKRQSAVVLADLGLVAVTQGEHELARSRARQSLVLAQELGDWPTTVEVLRTLAILEAATGSAERAARLHGVDAGQREVMGVILNPLDEAKYERGLQPARQKLGAKGFATALAAGKAMGLEEAVTFAFHSLTPTTAPENETDRQKESMDKTGELTRRELEVLRLVSQGMTDAQVAETLVISPRTVNAHLTSIYGKLDVNSRTAAARRALEQGLV